CTGTTAAAGCTGGGTCTTTGGATGGAATTGGTTTAGGTAAGCGAAGGAGAGTATTCTATGACGTTGAAGATGAAGATGGCGAGGAGGAAGAGGACGAGAGGGATGTGGAAAGTGCCAGGTGTGAAAAGGTGGATTTAGATTCTGGTCATAATGGTGAAGACGGAGAGATGAGATTGGAAGAGCAGGAGAATGTGTCACACGAGACTGAAAAGGAAGATGATGGAGATTATGATGAGGATGAGGACGGCGATGAAGAGTTTTCTGCAGATGAAGAAGATGTTTCATTAGACGAGGAAGAGGAGGAGGAAGAAGAAGAAAAGGTTTGTAAGAGAAACATGCGAAAGCAGAGATTTAGAGGAGGGCGTAAAAGACGAAATGGAAGAAAGAGACGTGGGGAGAAAACAAAGGAAGGAGTTGATGAAGATGAAGATGAAGATGATGATGACTGCTTACCTGTAAGAAAGAAGGTGAAAACGAGATCATCAAGGCCAAGGCGTCGGTGTACTGTCCCATCAGATTCAGACATTGCCTCCTCTGGAGAATCCGATTTTGAGTACACAATCTCAGAGGAGGAAAGAGAGCAGGTAAGGGAAGCCAGTAGTCTATTGAGAAGTAGTGTGACATCTATAAGAAAAAATACGGTTGTTAAAGATTTACCTCAGCTTCGTAATTCACCTGCGAAGAAAGTTGAGAAGAAGGTAGAGCTGGTGAAAAGGGATGTGATGAAAAACGTCTGTGGGATTTGTCTGTCTGAGGAAGACATGCGAAGATTAAAGGGAACATTGGATTGCTGTAGTCATTACTTCTGTTTCACTTGCATAATGGAGTGGTCGAAAGTAGAATCTCGATGCCCCCTATGCAAGCAGCGGTTCAGAACAATCAGTAAACCCGCAAGATCTACACCAGGAGTTGATTTGAGAGAAGTTGTGATACCTGTACCTGAACGTGATCAGGTTTGTTTCTTATACTCTTTTTTATTGCTCATCAAATGTGTGCACATTTGTATTTATTATGTTTTTTTGTTTTGTTTTGTTTTGTGCAGGTCTATCAACCGACTGAGGAAGAGTTGAGGAGTTATCTTGATCCCTATGAAAATACAATATGTTCTGAATGTCACCAAGGTGAAGATGATGGGCTTATGTTGCTTTGTGATCTTTGTGATTCATCTGCACATACGTACTGTGTTGGACTCGGGAGGGAAGTGCCTGAAGGAAACTGGTACTGTGAAGTTTGTAGACCTGTTGCACTTGGATCAGATAGTTCTCAGACGCATACTACATCCGAGCAACAAGGGGTCAGTGGCTTTTATACTAGACCATCACCTCTTGTGGTTTCAGGGCAATATCAAGATCCGTCTTTGCTAGTCTCCCCACGTACACCATTTTCCAATGGAGAGTACCTTTTTTCTTCAAGGCTCCCTAATGGTGATGTTCAAGGCTCTTCTCCTTCCGGCTTAGGGGCAACGACGTTATCAAGAAGAAGGACGCTTCATAGACACATACAAAATATTATCAACGGTGATAGACTTATTAATATGGGTGGTAGAGGTGGTGGAACATCGATGATTGCTAACTCGAGTGATGGTTTCGTGACTACACAAACTGGTCATGGCAGAGAAAGAGAAGCGCATCAAGATTCACTACAAACAGATATGTCGTTGTATACAATCTCGGAGGAAAGACTACCGAATGACAGTCCAGTGATTTCTGCCCGTGGCACTGAGCTTTTGTCTTCAAGGTTGGATCATTTTGGAAGCGAAGGACGTTTCTTTAATAATACATTTCCTGGTGATCATGGAGTGGCTCAGAGTGATCCCTTGTTTGCTAATCAACAACATCTACGCAGCTACATGCCAAACACAATGCCTTCCACCAGAGGAGAACAACTGCAACACAGAGTTTATGACCATCTCAAGAACTTGTCCCGTCAAATAAACTTAGGTACTCATAATCCAATTCTTTCTGCAAGCTTTTGGTTTAACCCGGCTAGTATTCTGTTATTCTTTGAGTTCCATTGTAGACAAGTTTATAATGTTTAAAACCTGAGGAACTGTATTTTTCATCGTAAATTTGGATATAGGCCACAAATTGATTGCCCTTTGTGTACAACTTTTGGATTAGTTTATCTCGGCTTGACTTCCCAGTTAGTTTGGTTGTGTTATAGCTTAGATATTTGCCAAACTCATAGAAAACGCCGGTTTTGGCTTTAGCCTTTATGCACAACTTGTTAAGTCTCTCTAAGTTAGTTTCTTCTTTACATGACTCCACCCTTTGGATTGTTATTTAGATTCAACTCCTATCTGCCTTCTCTTACTGTAGTTCTTGGGTACCTTTCCACTGTCTTGTTCAGGTCAAGCCACGTTTGACGAGATTTCCACGTGCTCATTACACACGATATTGGCAGCTTGTGGACTGGAACACAAGAGCAGTGAAGTCCACCTTGTTCCGCCGCCTGTGACGTGTCTTCACGATGATATGAGACCTTGCAGCAGCAGCAGCAGCAGCCTGATGAAAGGGTGCTGCTATTCATGTTTTGATTCATTTGTAGAAGATGTAGTTAAGATGATTCTGGACACGAGACAACCCCATTGGTTGAGGTTAGGGCTCCACTAAATCACCACTTTGCTTCAATTGTTTTAGATTTGTTAGAAATTGGTTCTCAATAGATTCTGAACGTTTATTTCCATGCATAGTATAAAGTGGGGGATATTCATTTTCACGTAAAAACAAATCTCCAAAATAGCACATTTCTAAGTTTATATCACAAAAATAGCATTCAAAAACTAAAATAACCAAAATAGCACTTTTCTAAGTTTATCCTTTGAAAATTTTAATTTTTTTATTTTTCAAAATTTGAAATCTTATCCCCAAAACCTCATTTCTAAATCCTAAACCCTAAACCCGAAACCCTAAACCCTAAAATCTAAACCCTAAACCCTAAACTCTAAACCCTAAACCCCACCCTTTAACTCTAAATC
The DNA window shown above is from Brassica oleracea var. oleracea cultivar TO1000 chromosome C3, BOL, whole genome shotgun sequence and carries:
- the LOC106335526 gene encoding gametocyte surface protein P230 translates to MGKRARNSDIKVRSKDSDDSDEDYEISDEDEEEEEEEYEEADDLSEFDDCDLKEYEDSFDGCDVSEAVEDEGFNEVEEEEEDVMLRNVEWPKVKTGPRGNRKITGCKSRKVGEVVASDNEDVDLDDEDEDEEEMGESRKAVKAGSLDGIGLGKRRRVFYDVEDEDGEEEEDERDVESARCEKVDLDSGHNGEDGEMRLEEQENVSHETEKEDDGDYDEDEDGDEEFSADEEDVSLDEEEEEEEEEKVCKRNMRKQRFRGGRKRRNGRKRRGEKTKEGVDEDEDEDDDDCLPVRKKVKTRSSRPRRRCTVPSDSDIASSGESDFEYTISEEEREQVREASSLLRSSVTSIRKNTVVKDLPQLRNSPAKKVEKKVELVKRDVMKNVCGICLSEEDMRRLKGTLDCCSHYFCFTCIMEWSKVESRCPLCKQRFRTISKPARSTPGVDLREVVIPVPERDQVYQPTEEELRSYLDPYENTICSECHQGEDDGLMLLCDLCDSSAHTYCVGLGREVPEGNWYCEVCRPVALGSDSSQTHTTSEQQGVSGFYTRPSPLVVSGQYQDPSLLVSPRTPFSNGEYLFSSRLPNGDVQGSSPSGLGATTLSRRRTLHRHIQNIINGDRLINMGGRGGGTSMIANSSDGFVTTQTGHGREREAHQDSLQTDMSLYTISEERLPNDSPVISARGTELLSSRLDHFGSEGRFFNNTFPGDHGVAQSDPLFANQQHLRSYMPNTMPSTRGEQLQHRVYDHLKNLSRQINLGQATFDEISTCSLHTILAACGLEHKSSEVHLVPPPVTCLHDDMRPCSSSSSSLMKGCCYSCFDSFVEDVVKMILDTRQPHWLRLGLH